The Sulfurihydrogenibium sp. region TCGCCTGTATTTACAAAGCTTAAAAAAGTTGCAGCTCCAACTGGTTTCTCCACACCCTCTATTAAGTCATCAACCGTATAGCCAAAGAGAGTCATTGCTGTCTGGCATGGATATAATTTTACCTCTAAATCTTTTGCTTGTTGGATTAGTTGTTCTAAAGATGGGACTTTGTGTTTTTCCATCATTCCTTTCATCATAGATGTTGCAAAATCCATCATACCCGGCATTATTGTTAGTATCTGTGGCACAGGAACAGGCATAGGCATTGCCGGATTTCCTACCGGAGAAACTTTTAAATTTTTATGTTTTTCTTTATGAATTGCATTTAATCCATAAAAGCTAAAGAACATCCCTACTTCCATACCCATAGCCGCAGCTGTAGTCCCAATTATAAAAGCAGGTAAAACTTTATCTAAGGTTCCACTTAAAACGATGATTCCAACTCTTGTTGTCATTTCCACTCCATATATAAAATTATAATTTCTATATTTATCATATTTATATGAATATTTATTTGAAAATGATATATATCATAAATACTCTAATGATAACTTAGATAACTTAAGTTGCCACCTTGACCAACCTTGAAATGTCATAAGAAAAAATAACCATATGGATTTTCAAAACAAAGCCTGTAAAACTTATAAAGATAGCAATACAAAGATAGCAACTTGATTTAAAATATACTATAAATATAACTATATATAATATCCTTGCAAGGAGTAACCAAAAAATTGAAAAAACTTATT contains the following coding sequences:
- a CDS encoding DsrE/DsrF/DrsH-like family protein; amino-acid sequence: MTTRVGIIVLSGTLDKVLPAFIIGTTAAAMGMEVGMFFSFYGLNAIHKEKHKNLKVSPVGNPAMPMPVPVPQILTIMPGMMDFATSMMKGMMEKHKVPSLEQLIQQAKDLEVKLYPCQTAMTLFGYTVDDLIEGVEKPVGAATFLSFVNTGDKSIVLNF